One window of Desulfarculus baarsii DSM 2075 genomic DNA carries:
- a CDS encoding ATP synthase subunit I, which yields MSQDSAIMGGKETEFVKGLWVCNGVVFALLLAGALIWGSKSSALGVAVGGLIALANFKLMQRAIVKTLRPHVRKGLAMSSMLLKYYLRFAATVLVLGVLVSQNMVEPVGLLLGLSVVVITITTWGVISVRKLG from the coding sequence TTGAGCCAGGATTCGGCGATCATGGGCGGCAAGGAAACAGAGTTCGTCAAGGGGCTCTGGGTCTGCAACGGCGTGGTTTTCGCCTTGCTGCTGGCCGGCGCGTTGATCTGGGGCTCGAAATCCTCGGCGCTCGGCGTGGCCGTGGGCGGGCTCATCGCCCTGGCCAACTTCAAGCTGATGCAACGAGCCATCGTCAAAACGCTCAGGCCCCACGTCCGCAAGGGCTTGGCCATGAGCTCGATGCTACTCAAGTATTACCTCAGATTCGCGGCTACGGTCCTGGTGCTTGGCGTCTTGGTCAGCCAGAACATGGTCGAGCCGGTGGGTCTGTTGCTGGGCCTCTCGGTGGTGGTCATAACCATCACCACCTGGGGGGTCATCAGTGTCCGCAAACTCGGTTAA
- a CDS encoding Slp family lipoprotein: MRPWIVVVIMALALAATGCAKPVVPVELAQQASLELTLAQVKAEPAQATGKLVLWGGRIVRTVLQERGTLLEVAQFPLDSSQRPLIDGRSQGRFIVAMTGYLEPFEYYAGREVTVVGQVVAVESLPYGKVKMPYAILRGKEVYAWPPRPVPNYPTPEAGFGLGVGDPFWWDGPFMWW; this comes from the coding sequence GTGCGCCCTTGGATCGTCGTTGTCATCATGGCCCTGGCCTTGGCCGCCACCGGCTGCGCCAAACCCGTCGTGCCGGTCGAGCTGGCCCAGCAGGCCTCACTCGAACTGACCCTGGCCCAGGTCAAGGCCGAGCCCGCGCAAGCCACGGGCAAGCTGGTGCTGTGGGGCGGTCGCATCGTGCGCACGGTGTTGCAAGAGCGCGGCACCCTGCTGGAGGTGGCCCAGTTCCCGCTGGATTCGTCCCAACGTCCGCTGATCGACGGCCGCTCCCAGGGCCGGTTCATCGTGGCCATGACGGGCTATCTGGAGCCTTTTGAATATTACGCCGGCCGCGAGGTCACCGTGGTTGGCCAGGTCGTGGCGGTGGAGTCGCTGCCCTACGGCAAGGTCAAGATGCCCTACGCCATTCTGCGCGGCAAGGAGGTCTACGCCTGGCCGCCGCGCCCCGTGCCCAACTACCCCACGCCCGAAGCGGGCTTTGGCCTGGGCGTGGGCGACCCCTTCTGGTGGGACGGCCCTTTCATGTGGTGGTAG
- the polA gene encoding DNA polymerase I, whose protein sequence is MPDKPTIFLLDASGYIHRAFHAVKGLATSDGVPTGAVFGFVNMLLKVLAEARPSHLAVVYDAKGPTFRHQIFPAYKANRPPMDPALKAQLPLVRQLVTALCLPAVEMEGFEADDLMATLARQAREQGFEVVLVSADKDLLQLVGPGVSLWDTMKDLRLGPEEVRQKTGLPPELQVDMQALTGDASDNVPGVPGVGPKTAVKLLAEHPGLEAVLAAAPAMKKSKLRESLIENKDMALLSRRLVRLRDDAPLRFEPAAFRVVEPDRDVLLPLLTRLEFNKLIKDFAAAGPRPQADYRRLTDLDELARVLEQAKAAGQLAIDTETTSLDPIRADLVGFSLCVSPGLAYYAPLAHDWPADEPQAPRRQALDLLGQALADPGLLKIGQNLKYDLNVLRRAGLSVAGPLFDTMVADYLLNPAKASHGLEAIAAEHLGRGVIGFEEAVGGKGKGFAQAPPERAVPYAAEDADVALQAAQALGPKLDEADLRRLFDELEMPLTPLLAKMERYGVLIDAEELGRLSAELDQALAAGEQKIYALAGHEFNINSTQQLGQVLFDELGLSQVKKTKKRTAYSTDMSVLAILAAQHPLPAEVLAYRANAKLKSTYVDALPALINPDTGRVHTSFNQCVTATGRLSSSDPNLQNIPVRGELGRRMRGCFVPAPGRLLVSADYSQIELRVLAHLSQDPLMLQDMAEGLDVHTQTAARIFDVMPGLVTREMRVRAKTVNFGVLYGMSAFRLAREQGVSRAEAEDIIARYLGRYQGVARFQQQNLSQCRQRGYVTTILGRRRFLPAINSSDRQAREAAERVALNTPIQGSAADIIKLAMLRVDEMLTRHYPDSPMILQVHDELVFETPEGGVEQFAQAVRRCMEDVLKLDVELKVDVGWGRDWAQAH, encoded by the coding sequence TTGCCGGATAAGCCGACGATTTTTCTGCTGGACGCCAGCGGCTACATCCACCGCGCCTTCCATGCCGTCAAGGGTCTCGCCACCAGCGACGGCGTGCCCACCGGCGCGGTGTTCGGCTTTGTCAACATGCTGCTAAAGGTGCTGGCCGAGGCCAGGCCCAGCCATCTGGCCGTGGTCTACGACGCCAAGGGCCCCACCTTCCGCCACCAGATCTTCCCGGCTTACAAGGCCAACCGCCCGCCCATGGACCCGGCGCTCAAGGCCCAGTTGCCCCTGGTGCGCCAGTTGGTCACGGCGCTGTGCCTGCCGGCGGTGGAGATGGAAGGCTTCGAGGCCGACGACCTGATGGCCACCCTGGCCCGCCAGGCCCGCGAGCAGGGCTTCGAGGTGGTTTTGGTCAGCGCCGACAAAGACCTGCTTCAGCTCGTCGGTCCCGGCGTGAGCCTCTGGGACACCATGAAAGACCTGCGCCTGGGCCCCGAGGAGGTGCGTCAAAAGACCGGCCTGCCGCCGGAGTTGCAGGTGGACATGCAGGCCCTGACCGGCGACGCCTCCGATAACGTGCCTGGCGTGCCCGGCGTGGGCCCCAAAACGGCGGTGAAGCTTCTGGCCGAGCACCCCGGCCTGGAGGCCGTGCTGGCCGCCGCGCCGGCCATGAAAAAGTCAAAGCTGCGCGAAAGTCTCATCGAAAACAAAGATATGGCCCTGCTCAGCCGGCGGTTGGTGCGCCTGCGCGACGACGCGCCGCTGCGCTTCGAGCCGGCGGCCTTTCGGGTCGTCGAGCCCGACCGCGACGTGCTCCTGCCCCTGCTGACCCGCCTGGAGTTCAACAAACTCATCAAGGACTTCGCCGCCGCCGGCCCCAGGCCCCAGGCCGATTATCGCCGCCTGACCGATCTGGATGAGCTGGCCCGCGTCCTGGAACAGGCCAAGGCGGCCGGCCAACTGGCCATCGACACCGAGACGACCTCCCTCGATCCCATCCGGGCCGATCTGGTGGGCTTTTCGCTGTGCGTCAGCCCCGGCCTGGCCTACTACGCGCCCCTGGCCCACGATTGGCCCGCCGACGAACCCCAGGCGCCCCGCCGTCAGGCCCTGGATCTGCTGGGCCAGGCCCTGGCCGACCCAGGGCTGCTCAAGATCGGCCAGAACCTCAAATACGACCTCAACGTATTGCGGCGCGCCGGCCTGAGCGTGGCCGGCCCCTTGTTCGACACCATGGTCGCCGATTATCTGCTCAACCCGGCCAAGGCCAGCCACGGCCTGGAGGCCATCGCCGCCGAGCACCTGGGCCGGGGGGTGATCGGCTTCGAGGAGGCCGTGGGCGGCAAGGGCAAGGGCTTTGCCCAGGCCCCGCCCGAGCGGGCCGTGCCCTATGCCGCCGAGGACGCCGACGTGGCCCTGCAAGCGGCCCAGGCCCTGGGCCCAAAGCTCGATGAGGCCGATCTGCGCCGCTTGTTCGACGAACTGGAGATGCCGCTGACGCCCCTGCTGGCCAAGATGGAGCGCTACGGCGTGCTCATCGACGCCGAGGAACTGGGCCGGCTTTCAGCCGAGTTGGACCAGGCCCTGGCCGCGGGCGAACAAAAAATTTACGCCCTGGCCGGCCACGAGTTCAACATCAACTCGACCCAGCAACTGGGCCAGGTGCTCTTTGACGAGTTGGGCCTGAGCCAGGTCAAAAAGACCAAAAAGCGCACGGCCTATTCCACCGACATGAGCGTGCTCGCCATCCTGGCCGCCCAGCACCCCCTGCCGGCCGAGGTGTTGGCCTACCGCGCCAACGCCAAGCTCAAAAGCACTTACGTCGACGCCTTGCCCGCGCTGATCAACCCGGACACTGGCCGCGTGCACACCAGTTTCAATCAGTGCGTCACCGCCACCGGCCGGCTTTCGTCGTCGGACCCGAATCTGCAAAACATCCCCGTGCGCGGTGAACTGGGCCGGCGCATGCGGGGCTGCTTCGTGCCCGCGCCGGGGCGGCTTCTGGTCAGCGCCGATTATTCGCAGATCGAACTGCGCGTGCTGGCCCACCTGTCCCAAGACCCGCTGATGCTCCAGGACATGGCCGAAGGCCTGGACGTGCACACACAGACGGCCGCGCGCATCTTCGACGTCATGCCCGGCCTGGTCACCCGCGAGATGCGCGTCCGGGCCAAGACGGTCAACTTCGGCGTGCTCTACGGCATGAGCGCCTTTCGCCTGGCCCGCGAGCAGGGCGTCAGCCGGGCCGAGGCCGAGGATATCATCGCCCGCTATCTGGGGCGTTACCAGGGCGTGGCCCGGTTCCAGCAGCAAAACCTCAGCCAGTGCCGCCAGCGGGGCTACGTCACCACGATCCTGGGCCGGCGGCGTTTTTTGCCGGCCATCAACTCCAGCGACCGCCAGGCCCGCGAGGCCGCCGAACGCGTGGCTCTCAACACGCCCATCCAGGGTTCGGCGGCCGACATCATCAAGCTGGCCATGCTGCGCGTCGACGAGATGCTCACGCGCCATTACCCCGATTCGCCGATGATCCTCCAGGTGCACGACGAGCTGGTCTTCGAGACGCCCGAGGGCGGCGTGGAGCAATTCGCCCAGGCCGTGCGCCGCTGCATGGAGGACGTGCTCAAGCTCGACGTCGAGCTGAAGGTGGATGTGGGCTGGGGCCGCGACTGGGCCCAGGCCCACTGA
- the atpE gene encoding ATP synthase F0 subunit C, with amino-acid sequence MKKFSLIAALTGLFVLGLSAVAMAADPTVAAELAKVFAASVTAAGFGLGIAAFGTGIAQGMAIKGAVEGTARNPEASGKIQVTMLIGLAMIESLCIYALVVSLILLFANDHVAVVKTIIAG; translated from the coding sequence ATGAAAAAGTTCTCGCTGATCGCCGCCCTGACCGGCCTGTTCGTTCTGGGTCTGTCCGCCGTGGCCATGGCCGCCGATCCCACCGTGGCCGCCGAGCTGGCCAAGGTCTTCGCCGCCTCCGTCACCGCCGCCGGCTTCGGCCTGGGCATCGCCGCCTTCGGCACCGGCATCGCCCAGGGCATGGCCATCAAGGGCGCCGTCGAGGGCACCGCGCGCAACCCCGAGGCCTCCGGCAAGATCCAGGTGACCATGCTCATCGGTCTGGCCATGATCGAGTCTCTGTGCATCTACGCCCTGGTCGTCAGCCTCATCCTGCTGTTCGCCAACGACCACGTGGCCGTGGTGAAGACCATCATCGCCGGCTAA
- a CDS encoding YkgJ family cysteine cluster protein, producing MLSQLLQELERARQLADQAFARVSAEHPAQVACRPGCDDCCHAMFDVSPIEAVGLALAFADLPRNQRREVLRRGEKAAKAFDAAVAQSLALDDQGRARLFSATRIPCPLLEGGRCLLYAQRPITCRLYGVPVAAQGRGRICPRAGFQPGQTYPTVHYDKILERLAGLSRQAQNDLPALGLARRDVHRALLLAQNHGQRLRELAGQDAANPGTGVSIAG from the coding sequence ATGTTGAGCCAATTATTGCAAGAACTGGAGCGCGCCCGCCAGTTGGCCGACCAGGCCTTCGCCCGCGTTTCCGCCGAGCACCCGGCCCAGGTGGCTTGCCGGCCCGGTTGCGACGACTGTTGTCACGCCATGTTCGACGTCTCGCCCATCGAGGCCGTGGGCCTGGCGTTGGCCTTTGCCGATTTGCCGCGCAATCAGCGCCGCGAGGTGTTGCGCCGCGGCGAAAAGGCGGCCAAGGCCTTTGACGCCGCCGTGGCTCAGAGCCTGGCTCTGGACGACCAGGGCCGCGCCCGGCTGTTCAGCGCCACGCGCATCCCTTGCCCGCTGCTGGAAGGCGGCCGCTGTCTGCTCTACGCCCAGCGGCCCATCACCTGCCGGCTCTACGGCGTGCCCGTGGCCGCCCAGGGCCGGGGACGCATCTGCCCCCGGGCCGGTTTTCAGCCGGGCCAGACCTACCCCACCGTGCACTACGACAAGATCCTCGAACGCTTGGCCGGCCTGAGCCGACAGGCCCAAAACGATCTGCCGGCCCTGGGCCTGGCCCGGCGCGACGTGCATCGCGCGCTGCTCCTGGCCCAAAATCACGGCCAGAGGCTGCGGGAGCTGGCGGGCCAAGACGCCGCCAACCCCGGCACGGGAGTGTCAATTGCCGGATAA
- a CDS encoding redox-sensing transcriptional repressor Rex, giving the protein MKFMKIPAATITRLSIYSRALEGLINEGAPVVSSKRLAELCGVNPAQIRKDLAYFGQFGVRGVGYYVKELLFDIKKILGLNKEWSLAIVGMGNLGCALMAHENFLKQGYRFVAAFDADPMKIGLKLANGMPINAVSDLPRLCRETGAEIGVICTPAAVAQEIANRFVEAAIKGILNFAPTQIQAPKGCKVENVDFSVKLDNLAYHLTSA; this is encoded by the coding sequence ATGAAATTCATGAAGATCCCAGCCGCCACCATCACGCGCCTGTCCATCTACTCCCGGGCCCTGGAAGGGCTGATCAACGAGGGCGCGCCCGTGGTCTCCAGCAAGAGGCTCGCCGAGCTCTGCGGAGTGAACCCGGCGCAGATCAGAAAAGACTTGGCCTACTTCGGCCAGTTCGGCGTGCGCGGCGTGGGTTATTATGTCAAGGAGCTGCTCTTTGACATCAAGAAGATCCTTGGCCTGAACAAGGAATGGAGCCTGGCCATCGTCGGCATGGGCAACCTGGGCTGCGCCCTGATGGCCCACGAAAACTTCCTCAAGCAAGGCTATCGCTTCGTGGCAGCCTTCGACGCCGACCCCATGAAGATCGGCCTCAAGCTGGCCAACGGCATGCCCATCAACGCTGTCAGCGACCTGCCCCGCCTCTGTCGTGAAACCGGCGCCGAAATCGGCGTCATCTGCACCCCGGCCGCCGTGGCCCAGGAAATCGCCAACCGCTTTGTCGAGGCCGCGATCAAGGGCATTCTCAACTTCGCGCCCACCCAGATCCAGGCCCCCAAGGGCTGCAAGGTCGAAAACGTCGACTTCTCGGTCAAGCTGGACAACCTGGCCTACCACCTGACCTCGGCCTGA
- a CDS encoding AtpZ/AtpI family protein gives MGRFFNKENRPVLMLLAQASSIGLAMVLAIVFGTALGYWVDKTWGTGPWGLLVGLLMGIIAAFRNLYILGKRAQKLGDK, from the coding sequence ATGGGCCGGTTCTTTAATAAAGAAAACCGCCCGGTGCTGATGCTGCTGGCCCAGGCCAGCTCCATCGGTCTGGCCATGGTTTTGGCCATTGTCTTCGGCACGGCCTTGGGCTACTGGGTGGACAAAACCTGGGGCACCGGCCCTTGGGGCCTGCTGGTGGGCCTGCTGATGGGCATCATCGCCGCCTTCCGCAACCTCTATATCCTGGGCAAACGCGCCCAGAAGCTGGGAGACAAGTGA
- the atpB gene encoding F0F1 ATP synthase subunit A: protein MEHPLLLLTVLLEKIGLGNFAHAYPHVIYSWLVMLILIVVAKLATRTIKMVPTGGQNFFEAVLGGFENFSIDVMGEHGRPYFPIVATLFLYILIMNWIGLVPGMLSPTSNVNTPLSMALAVFVITVFVGVKSHGLHYIKHFTGPFWWLAPLMLPIEIIGFLARVISLTLRLFGNVMGEDLVMIILFFLAGSFLAPLPMMMLGLFTCFVQAFIFSLLTMLYLAGALEEAH, encoded by the coding sequence ATGGAACACCCTCTTCTGCTCTTGACGGTGCTGTTGGAAAAGATCGGCCTGGGCAACTTCGCCCACGCCTATCCCCACGTGATCTATTCGTGGCTGGTGATGCTCATCCTGATCGTCGTGGCCAAGCTGGCCACTCGCACGATCAAAATGGTCCCCACCGGCGGGCAGAACTTCTTCGAGGCCGTCCTGGGCGGGTTCGAGAACTTCTCCATCGACGTCATGGGCGAACACGGGCGGCCCTATTTCCCCATCGTCGCCACGCTGTTTTTGTACATCCTGATCATGAACTGGATCGGCCTGGTGCCGGGCATGCTCAGCCCCACCAGCAACGTCAACACCCCGCTGTCGATGGCCCTGGCGGTGTTTGTCATCACCGTCTTCGTGGGCGTCAAATCCCACGGCCTTCATTATATCAAGCACTTCACCGGCCCCTTCTGGTGGCTGGCCCCGTTGATGCTGCCCATCGAGATCATCGGCTTCCTGGCCCGGGTCATCAGCCTGACGCTGCGTCTTTTCGGCAACGTCATGGGCGAGGATCTGGTCATGATCATCCTGTTCTTCCTGGCCGGCTCGTTCCTGGCCCCGCTGCCGATGATGATGCTGGGCCTGTTCACCTGCTTCGTGCAGGCCTTCATCTTCTCGCTGCTGACCATGCTCTACCTGGCCGGCGCGCTGGAAGAAGCCCACTAG
- the uvrA gene encoding excinuclease ABC subunit UvrA: MLNEIIVRGARQHNLKNIDVRIPRDKLVVITGLSGSGKSTLAFDTIYAEGQRRYVESLSSYARQFLERMDKPDVEAIEGLSPAIAIEQKTTSKNPRSTVATVTEIYDYLRLLYARAGTPHCPECGRPIRARSPQEIVDQLEALGAGARLSLLAPLITQRKGEHKAVLTRLQKEGFVRARIDGRLVELAEAPELEKNKKHTIEVVVDRIVIKDGVGRRLTDSVELALRLGEGLLLALIHGQGEAPDREELFSERLSCDHCGVSLPELSPQMFSFNSPLGACPTCDGLGVRVFFDPELVVPDKTLSPRDGAVAPWGDSESSYRLQTLEALAGHLGFDPATPWRDLPEDVRQQLLHGSREEVEFYLERENRRHYYKRRWEGFIPLLERRHRETTSQAMREEYERFMSSQPCPECGGARLKKTSLAVTVGGLDIWSFTRMSVRQALAFVDGLSLGRREAQIADKVLREISQRLGFMADVGLDYLTLDRAAGTLSGGEGQRIRLATQIGSALVGVLYVLDEPSIGLHQRDNQRLLDALAKMRDLGNTVLVVEHDEDTIRQADYVVDMGPGAGRHGGEVVFAGTPAALLQSEASLTGQYLSGRKAIPLPERRRQPGPAWLEMLDCREHNLKGVDVKIPIGLLTCVTGVSGSGKSSLVLDTLHKAVAHKLYRTKERPGLHGQIKGVKRLDKVIDIDQSPIGRTPRSNPATYTGLFTHIRELFAQTPEARARGYKSGRFSFNVRGGRCPACDGDGIIKIEMHFLPDVYVRCEVCQGRRYNRDTLEIAYKGANIAEVLDMTCNQALEFFDAVPVIRQKLSTLVAVGLGYIRLGQPATTLSGGEAQRVKLSRELAKRGTGRTLYILDEPTTGLHFDDINKLLNVLHTLVDLGNTVVVIEHNLDVIKTADWLIDLGPEGGDRGGQVLASGPPELIAATPHSHTGRYLARVLGLA, encoded by the coding sequence ATGCTGAACGAGATCATCGTCCGCGGAGCGCGGCAACACAACCTGAAGAACATCGACGTGCGCATCCCCCGCGACAAGCTGGTGGTCATCACCGGTCTGTCGGGTTCGGGCAAGTCCACCCTGGCCTTCGACACCATCTACGCCGAGGGCCAGCGGCGCTACGTGGAGTCTTTGTCGTCCTACGCCCGGCAGTTTCTGGAGCGCATGGACAAGCCCGATGTGGAGGCCATTGAGGGCCTGAGCCCGGCCATCGCCATCGAGCAGAAGACCACCTCGAAAAACCCGCGTTCCACCGTGGCCACCGTCACCGAGATCTACGACTATCTGCGCCTGCTCTACGCCCGGGCCGGCACGCCCCACTGCCCGGAGTGCGGCCGGCCGATCCGCGCCCGTTCACCCCAAGAGATCGTCGATCAACTTGAGGCCCTGGGCGCGGGCGCGCGGCTGAGCCTGCTGGCCCCGCTGATCACCCAGCGCAAGGGCGAACACAAGGCCGTGCTGACCCGCCTGCAAAAGGAAGGCTTCGTGCGGGCGCGCATCGACGGCCGGCTGGTCGAACTGGCCGAGGCCCCCGAGCTGGAGAAAAACAAAAAGCACACCATCGAGGTGGTGGTCGACCGCATCGTCATCAAGGATGGCGTGGGCCGGCGTTTGACCGACAGCGTGGAGTTGGCCCTGCGCCTGGGCGAAGGCCTGCTGCTGGCCCTGATCCACGGCCAAGGCGAGGCCCCCGACCGCGAGGAGCTTTTCAGCGAACGCCTCAGTTGCGATCACTGCGGGGTCAGCCTACCCGAACTCAGCCCCCAGATGTTCAGCTTCAACTCGCCCCTGGGGGCCTGCCCGACCTGCGACGGCCTGGGCGTGCGAGTTTTTTTCGACCCCGAACTGGTCGTGCCCGACAAGACGCTCTCGCCGCGCGATGGCGCGGTGGCCCCCTGGGGCGATAGCGAGAGCTCCTATCGCCTGCAAACCCTCGAGGCCCTGGCCGGCCATCTGGGCTTCGATCCGGCCACGCCCTGGCGGGATCTGCCCGAGGACGTGCGCCAGCAGCTTTTGCACGGCTCGCGCGAGGAAGTCGAGTTTTATCTGGAGCGCGAAAACCGCCGGCATTATTACAAGCGCCGTTGGGAAGGCTTTATCCCGCTGCTGGAGCGCCGCCACCGCGAGACCACCAGCCAGGCCATGCGCGAGGAATACGAGCGCTTCATGAGCAGCCAGCCCTGCCCGGAGTGCGGTGGCGCGCGCCTGAAAAAGACCTCGCTGGCCGTCACCGTGGGCGGGCTCGACATCTGGTCGTTCACCAGGATGAGCGTGCGCCAGGCCCTGGCTTTCGTGGACGGCCTGAGCCTGGGCCGGCGCGAGGCCCAGATCGCCGACAAGGTGCTGCGCGAAATCAGCCAGCGCCTGGGTTTCATGGCCGACGTGGGTCTGGACTATCTGACCCTGGACCGCGCCGCGGGCACGCTTTCGGGCGGCGAGGGCCAGCGCATCCGCCTGGCCACCCAGATCGGCTCGGCGTTGGTCGGCGTGCTCTACGTGCTCGACGAGCCCAGCATCGGCCTGCACCAGCGCGACAACCAGCGCCTGCTAGACGCCCTGGCCAAGATGCGCGACCTGGGCAACACGGTCCTTGTGGTGGAGCACGACGAAGACACCATCCGCCAGGCCGATTACGTCGTCGACATGGGCCCCGGCGCGGGCCGCCACGGCGGCGAGGTCGTTTTTGCCGGCACGCCGGCCGCGCTGTTGCAAAGCGAGGCCAGCCTCACCGGCCAATATCTCTCGGGGCGCAAGGCCATCCCCCTGCCCGAGCGCCGCCGTCAGCCCGGCCCGGCCTGGCTGGAGATGCTCGACTGCCGCGAGCACAACCTCAAGGGCGTCGACGTCAAGATTCCCATCGGCCTGCTGACCTGCGTCACCGGCGTCAGCGGCTCGGGCAAGTCCAGCCTGGTGCTCGACACCCTGCACAAGGCCGTGGCCCACAAGCTTTACCGCACCAAGGAGCGCCCCGGCCTGCACGGCCAGATCAAGGGCGTCAAGCGCCTCGACAAGGTCATCGACATCGACCAGAGCCCCATCGGCCGCACGCCGCGCTCCAACCCGGCCACCTACACCGGCCTGTTCACCCACATCCGCGAGCTTTTCGCCCAGACGCCCGAGGCCCGGGCCCGGGGCTACAAGTCGGGGCGTTTTTCGTTCAACGTGCGCGGCGGCCGCTGCCCGGCCTGCGATGGCGACGGCATCATCAAGATCGAGATGCACTTTCTGCCCGACGTCTATGTGCGCTGCGAGGTCTGCCAGGGCCGGCGCTACAACCGCGACACCCTGGAGATCGCCTACAAGGGGGCCAACATCGCCGAAGTACTGGACATGACGTGCAATCAGGCGCTGGAATTCTTTGACGCCGTGCCGGTCATCCGCCAAAAGCTCAGCACCCTGGTGGCCGTGGGTCTGGGCTACATCCGCCTGGGCCAGCCGGCCACCACCCTCAGCGGCGGTGAGGCCCAGCGGGTCAAGCTCAGCCGCGAGCTGGCCAAGCGCGGCACCGGTCGCACGCTCTACATCCTCGACGAGCCCACCACCGGCCTGCACTTCGACGACATCAACAAGCTCTTGAACGTCTTGCACACTCTGGTGGACCTGGGCAACACGGTGGTGGTCATCGAGCACAATCTGGACGTGATCAAGACGGCCGATTGGCTTATCGACTTGGGGCCGGAGGGTGGCGACCGGGGCGGCCAGGTGCTGGCCAGCGGCCCGCCGGAACTGATCGCGGCCACGCCGCACAGCCATACCGGGCGCTATCTGGCGCGGGTGTTGGGCTTGGCTTGA